The following is a genomic window from Bordetella petrii.
ATTTTCATCTTGCCGGCGCTGGTCATGATGGGCCACTGGCAGGGTTTTCCATTCTGGCAGACCCTGGGCATCTGCGCGGCCGGCGGCATGCTGGGCGTGATGTTCACGATTCCGCTGCGCCACATCATGGTGGTGCAAAGCGACCTGCCGTACCCGGAAGGCGTGGCGGCGGCCGAGATCCTGCGGGTAGGCAGCGGGGGCAGCGACGGGGACGGCAGCGCGGCGGGCAAAACCGGCGCGGGCAAGTCCGCGCCCACCGGCATGGCCGACATCCTCAGCGGCGCCGGCGTTGCCGCCGCCGTCAGCTTTGCCGGCAACGGGCTGCGCATCCTGGGCGACGGGGTCAGCCTGTGGCCCACCATCGGCGCGGCCGTCTTCCGCCTGCCCATGGGATTTTCGCTGGCGCTGCTGGGCGCCGGGTACCTGATAGGTATCGTGGCCGGCCTGGCCATGCTGACCGGGCTGGTGATTGCCTGGGGCGTGGCCGTGCCGGTGCTGACCTCGCTGGGCACGCTGCCGGCGGGGCAGTCGGTGGCCGATTACGCCACCGGCCTGTGGAGTTCGCAGGTGCGTTTCATTGGCGCCGGCGTGATCGGGGTGGGCGCCATCTGGACGCTGGCGACGCTGTTCATGCCCATGATGCGCGGCATCAAGACGTCGTTCGCGGCGTTCGGCTCGGCGGGCAGGGCGGCCCAGGGCGGAGCGCCGCGCACCGAGCAGGACCTGCCGGCGCGCTGGATTTCGCTGGTGACGCTGGTGCTGGTCGCCATCCTGGTGGCCACTTTCGCCGTGTTCCTGCGCGCCCAGCCCGTTACGGCGGGCAGCGTGGCGATGCTGGTGGCCTATTCGGTCGCTTTCGCTTTTATCTTCGGCTTCCTGGTAGCGGCAGCTTGCGGCTACATGGCTGGGCTGGTCGGATCTTCCACCAGCCCGATTTCCGGCGTGGGCATCGTCGCCATCGTGCTGGTGTCCTTGCTGGTGCTGGCCCTGGAAAGCGCCGGCGGGCTGCTGGCCACCCAGGAGGGCGTGCAGATGGCCATCGCCCTGGCCATTTTCACGACCTCGGCGGTCGTGGCGGTGGCCTCGATCTCGAACGACAATCTGCAAGACTTGAAAACCGGCTGGCTGGTGGGGGCAACGCCCTGGCGCCAGCAGGTGGCGCTGCTGATCGGCTGCGTAGTGGGGGCGGCGGTGATCTCGCCGGTGCTCGAGCTGCTGTACAACGCCTATGGCTTCGCCGATGCGCTGCCGCGTCCGGGCATGGACCCCGCCGCGGCCCTTTCGGCGCCCCAGGCCACGCTGATGCTGGCCATCGCGCGCGGCATTTTCACGCACCAGTTGAACTGGGCCATGATTCTCATCGGCATGGCGGTGGGGCTGGGGCTGATCCTGGTCGACCAGGTCCTGGCGCGCACTTTCGCCGTGGCCCGCATGCCGGTGCTGGCGGT
Proteins encoded in this region:
- a CDS encoding OPT family oligopeptide transporter — translated: MTAPARVPDSITLPELTVRGVIVGALITVVFTASNVFLGLKVGLTFSSAIPAAVISMSVLRLFKDANILENNMVQTQASAAGTLSAIIFILPALVMMGHWQGFPFWQTLGICAAGGMLGVMFTIPLRHIMVVQSDLPYPEGVAAAEILRVGSGGSDGDGSAAGKTGAGKSAPTGMADILSGAGVAAAVSFAGNGLRILGDGVSLWPTIGAAVFRLPMGFSLALLGAGYLIGIVAGLAMLTGLVIAWGVAVPVLTSLGTLPAGQSVADYATGLWSSQVRFIGAGVIGVGAIWTLATLFMPMMRGIKTSFAAFGSAGRAAQGGAPRTEQDLPARWISLVTLVLVAILVATFAVFLRAQPVTAGSVAMLVAYSVAFAFIFGFLVAAACGYMAGLVGSSTSPISGVGIVAIVLVSLLVLALESAGGLLATQEGVQMAIALAIFTTSAVVAVASISNDNLQDLKTGWLVGATPWRQQVALLIGCVVGAAVISPVLELLYNAYGFADALPRPGMDPAAALSAPQATLMLAIARGIFTHQLNWAMILIGMAVGLGLILVDQVLARTFAVARMPVLAVGIGIYLPPTVSAPLVVGAVLAWLLERTLRGRARRAGQAYETYAELPGRRGTLLASGLIVGESLVGVLMAAIIGATGQEAPLALAGASFAATASWLGLAVFVLVAVLFYRRTLAAVPAHA